Proteins from a genomic interval of Arachis hypogaea cultivar Tifrunner chromosome 10, arahy.Tifrunner.gnm2.J5K5, whole genome shotgun sequence:
- the LOC112714731 gene encoding protein DESIGUAL 2, which produces MTKNYGFLICILVMVMDIIAGILGIQAEIAQNKEEHMKVGVFECRVPSYEAFKLGLAATVLLALAHVIANLLGGCICVWSRDQYTKATANRQLAVAFLIFSWMILAVAFSMLIIGTLANSRSKQSCNILNHRLLSIGGVLCFIHGLFVVPYYVSATATRREESKRLEQPRPIPGHT; this is translated from the exons ATGACAAAGAACTATGGCTTCCTCATCTGCATACTTGTGATGGTCATGGATATTATAGCTGGCATACTTGGAATTCAAGCAGAAATAGCTCAGAATAAG GAAGAGCACATGAAGGTGGGAGTATTTGAATGTAGAGTTCCAAGCTATGAAGCCTTCAAGCTAGGATTAGCAGCCACAGTTCTGTTGGCCCTGGCTCATGTAATTGCTAACTTGCTTGGTGGCTGCATTTGTGTGTGGAGCAGAGATCAATACACAAAAGCCACTGCCAACAGACAATTAGCCGTGGCTTTTCTAATTTTCTCATG GATGATATTAGCAGTTGCATTCTCCATGCTGATAATAGGGACATTAGCGAACTCAAGATCAAAGCAATCTTGCAATATATTGAACCATCGGCTGCTATCCATTGGAGGCGTTCTATGCTTCATCCATGGATTATTTGTTGTTCCTTATTACGTTTCTGCCACTGCCACAAGAAGGGAAGAATCCAAGAGGCTAGAACAACCCCGGCCTATCCCAGGACACAcgtaa
- the LOC112714732 gene encoding putative 4-hydroxy-4-methyl-2-oxoglutarate aldolase 3 isoform X1: MHTDPKSDHVLFIYIQPSSSSSSTSSVQTLKKQQVKMAALATAEICDTNATHITSGDLRVLHPVFQVYGQARGFSGPIVTLKVFEDNVIVRAMLETKGEGRVLVIDGGGSMRCALVGGNLGQLAQSNGWAGIVVNGCIRDVDEINACDIGVRALSSHPLKSNKKGTGDKHVPIYVGGAFIRDGEWLYADSDGIIVSKFELSV; encoded by the exons ATGCACACTGACCCAAAAAGTGACCATGTTCTTTTCATTTATATTCaaccttcctcttcttcctcttccaccTCTTCTGTtcaaaccttgaagaagcaacaaG TTAAGATGGCTGCTTTGGCAACGGCTGAAATCTGTGACACAAATGCAACACACATAACAAGTGGTGATTTGAGGGTGCTGCATCCAGTGTTCCAGGTGTACGGTCAAGCGAGGGGATTCTCAGGGCCAATTGTGACCCTAAAGGTGTTTGAAGACAATGTGATTGTGAGGGCAATGCTTGAGACAAAGGGAGAAGGGAGGGTTCTTGTGATTGATGGTGGAGGGAGCATGAGGTGTGCCCTTGTTGGAGGGAACCTTGGTCAACTTGCTCAGAGCAACGGTTGGGCGGGGATTGTGGTCAATGGTTGCATAAGGGATGTGGATGAAATCAATGCATGTGACATTGGTGTGAGAGCTTTGTCCTCTCATCCACTCAAGTCTAACAAGAAAGGAACTGGGGATAAACATGTCCCTATCTATGTTGGAGGTGCATTCATCCGTGATGGAGAGTGGTTGTATGCTGATAGCGACGGTATCATCGTATCCAAATTCGAGTTGTCCGTTTAA
- the LOC112714732 gene encoding putative 4-hydroxy-4-methyl-2-oxoglutarate aldolase 3 isoform X2, with protein sequence MAALATAEICDTNATHITSGDLRVLHPVFQVYGQARGFSGPIVTLKVFEDNVIVRAMLETKGEGRVLVIDGGGSMRCALVGGNLGQLAQSNGWAGIVVNGCIRDVDEINACDIGVRALSSHPLKSNKKGTGDKHVPIYVGGAFIRDGEWLYADSDGIIVSKFELSV encoded by the coding sequence ATGGCTGCTTTGGCAACGGCTGAAATCTGTGACACAAATGCAACACACATAACAAGTGGTGATTTGAGGGTGCTGCATCCAGTGTTCCAGGTGTACGGTCAAGCGAGGGGATTCTCAGGGCCAATTGTGACCCTAAAGGTGTTTGAAGACAATGTGATTGTGAGGGCAATGCTTGAGACAAAGGGAGAAGGGAGGGTTCTTGTGATTGATGGTGGAGGGAGCATGAGGTGTGCCCTTGTTGGAGGGAACCTTGGTCAACTTGCTCAGAGCAACGGTTGGGCGGGGATTGTGGTCAATGGTTGCATAAGGGATGTGGATGAAATCAATGCATGTGACATTGGTGTGAGAGCTTTGTCCTCTCATCCACTCAAGTCTAACAAGAAAGGAACTGGGGATAAACATGTCCCTATCTATGTTGGAGGTGCATTCATCCGTGATGGAGAGTGGTTGTATGCTGATAGCGACGGTATCATCGTATCCAAATTCGAGTTGTCCGTTTAA
- the LOC112717188 gene encoding uncharacterized protein, whose product MVKDEWRNLGDEQLTNKLKALVVLLRRWHKDNFGDMENMIKKFEEDIKKIDDMVSAGSYDRTLKAKRKALVTCCAKWYARKKIHWKQMSQSQHARDMDKNTRYFHNLASTRRRNNIIDSLVINVRLVRNQAKIKVAITGFYKDLYRQKYTPMIGIHDGLVRQIDDKAAAALEVMPSPEEIREAVWD is encoded by the coding sequence ATGGTGAAGGATGAGTGGAGGAACTTAGGTGATGAACAGTTGACTAATAAACTGAAGGCATTGGTGGTACTGCTGAGGAGATGGCATAAGGACAATTTTGGGGATATGGAAAACATGATAAAGAAGTTTGAGGAAGATATTAAGAAGATTGATGATATGGTTAGTGCTGGTAGTTATGACAGAACATTAAAGGCTAAACGGAAGGCTCTTGTGACTTGTTGTGCGAAGTGGTATGCCAGAAAGAAGAttcattggaagcagatgtctcAATCTCAACATGCTAGAGATATGGACAAGAACACTAGGTACTTCCATAACCTAGCGTCGACTAGAAGGAGGAACAACATAATCGATTCTCTAGTAATTAATGTCAGATTGGTGAGGAATCAGGCTAAAATAAAGGTTGCAATTACAGGATTTTATAAGGATCTATATCGGCAGAAATATACTCCTATGATTGGGATCCATGACGGGTTGGTAAGGCAGATTGATGATAAAGCGGCAGCAGCGTTAGAGGTGATGCCATCGCCTGAGGAAATACGAGAGGCCGTCTGGGATTGA
- the LOC112714733 gene encoding thioredoxin-like protein CXXS1, whose product METAEEQKPRVVVIDSLQSWEFYVNQASTQNSPIVVHFTASWCMPSVAMNPFFEELASTYPDVLFLTVDVDEVMEVAKRMDVKAMPTFVVVKDGAPLEKVVGANPEEIKKRIDTFVQSIRDSVA is encoded by the exons ATGGAAACCGCAGAGGAGCAGAAGCCGAGAGTTGTGGTGATTGATTCTTTGCAATCATGGGAATTCTATGTCAATCAGGCCTCTACCCAGAACTCCCCT ATTGTTGTGCACTTCACTGCTTCATGGTGCATGCCATCAGTGGCTATGAATCCTTTCTTTGAAGAATTGGCTTCAACTTATCCAGATGTTCTCTTTCTCACTGTTGATGTTGATGAAGTCATG GAAGTAGCAAAGAGGATGGATGTGAAGGCAATGCCAACATTCGTGGTGGTGAAGGACGGTGCTCCATTGGAGAAGGTGGTTGGTGCGAATCCGGAAGAGATAAAGAAAAGGATAGATACTTTTGTTCAGTCCATTCGTGACTCAGTAGCatag